A section of the Kribbella sp. HUAS MG21 genome encodes:
- a CDS encoding bifunctional GNAT family N-acetyltransferase/class I SAM-dependent methyltransferase — protein MYSVRPATAADVGFLADVTLAATRARGRPAADFDEAAWRSGFEDWSRESIDDPTTELYVVEVGGRRAGRLRVSRTPDAVELNGIQLHPDVQDRGIGTAIITELRSEAARTGVPLQLQVERDNPDARRLYDRLGFVKIGEDGAEDVLQWSKDVEQNRIWNADVAGRYDTPGVGAFAAEVLGPTVERLVELASGGRALEFAIGTGRVAVPLAERGVPVSGIELSTAMLEQLRTKVGEEQIPVVAGDMATARAPGEFALVYLVFNTISNLLTQEEQVACFRNAARHLSPGGRFVIELWVPELRRLPPGTPATVGVNDPGYILLDTYDVLRQLVVSHHFHFGEGTAARLDRTPHRYIWPAELDLMAQLAGFTLESRHADWSGSPFTADSPSHVSVYRLPAQ, from the coding sequence ATGTACAGCGTTCGACCGGCCACTGCCGCCGACGTCGGGTTCCTGGCCGACGTCACACTCGCCGCGACCAGGGCGCGGGGGCGCCCGGCCGCGGACTTCGACGAAGCCGCGTGGCGGTCCGGGTTCGAGGACTGGAGCCGCGAGTCGATCGACGACCCGACGACCGAGCTGTACGTCGTCGAAGTCGGCGGTCGCCGCGCCGGGCGACTCCGCGTCAGCCGTACGCCGGACGCGGTCGAACTGAACGGCATCCAACTGCACCCCGACGTCCAGGATCGCGGCATCGGTACGGCGATCATCACCGAGCTGAGGTCCGAGGCCGCGCGAACCGGCGTACCGCTGCAACTGCAGGTTGAACGGGACAACCCGGACGCACGCCGCCTGTACGACCGGCTCGGCTTCGTGAAGATCGGCGAGGACGGCGCCGAGGACGTCCTGCAATGGTCCAAGGACGTCGAGCAGAACCGGATCTGGAATGCTGATGTGGCCGGGCGGTATGACACACCCGGAGTCGGGGCATTCGCGGCCGAAGTGCTTGGGCCGACCGTGGAGCGGCTGGTGGAGTTGGCCAGTGGTGGGCGGGCGCTCGAGTTCGCGATCGGGACCGGGCGGGTCGCGGTGCCGTTGGCCGAGCGTGGTGTGCCGGTGAGTGGCATCGAGTTGTCGACGGCGATGCTGGAGCAGTTGCGCACCAAGGTCGGCGAGGAGCAGATCCCGGTCGTCGCCGGCGACATGGCGACCGCGCGGGCGCCGGGCGAGTTCGCGCTCGTCTACCTCGTGTTCAACACGATCTCGAACCTGCTCACCCAGGAAGAACAGGTCGCCTGCTTCCGGAACGCCGCCCGGCACCTCTCCCCCGGCGGCCGGTTCGTGATCGAGCTCTGGGTCCCCGAGCTCCGCCGCCTCCCGCCCGGCACGCCCGCGACTGTCGGCGTCAACGATCCCGGCTACATCCTCCTGGACACGTACGACGTACTCCGCCAACTCGTGGTCTCGCACCACTTCCACTTCGGCGAGGGCACCGCGGCACGCCTCGACCGTACGCCGCACCGCTACATCTGGCCCGCCGAACTCGACCTGATGGCCCAACTGGCCGGCTTCACGCTCGAGTCCCGCCACGCCGACTGGAGCGGCTCGCCATTCACCGCCGACTCCCCGTCGCACGTCTCCGTCTACCGCCTGCCGGCGCAGTAG
- a CDS encoding DUF4287 domain-containing protein, which yields MTEWFQLMNDGPSFLRFDDRVRWLSSEYTLAHGHATAIVHEYDLVKAHRRMG from the coding sequence ATGACCGAGTGGTTCCAGCTGATGAACGACGGACCGTCGTTCCTGCGCTTCGACGACAGAGTGCGATGGCTCTCCAGCGAGTACACGCTCGCGCACGGGCACGCCACGGCCATCGTCCACGAGTACGACCTGGTCAAAGCGCACCGGCGAATGGGCTGA
- a CDS encoding VOC family protein, which translates to MTAIWYDAPSHAAGAALVARLGGVAAELRQLGVRVRAPQEQATHAARELGLVANPAGLQRLGVVVETMNPPAVRAFWETVLGYEQTADGLADPLQRDPAFSVRRLAEPRPLRNRIHVDVVRPEAAVLRARETTGREPTGPFGVMLPDDEGNEVDLVPGGTLPGTTDWQTLFGAMTFYRTTTPEEASRFVTTVAELADNAEVPLMLDVRPEGVVVDSGKDRWEDGDSADPKFVALAQQIETAAKDLGLRADPAPLRFVQFGIDAIDIPAVRAFWAALLGYVEDERPYLSDLYDPRRLNPVLFFQQLDEPREQRNRIRFELAVPDRARKLETALAAGGRVRSENPYLLADPEGNEVLLTT; encoded by the coding sequence ATGACAGCTATTTGGTACGACGCTCCCTCGCATGCTGCAGGTGCTGCGCTCGTGGCTCGGCTGGGTGGGGTGGCTGCTGAGCTGCGGCAGCTTGGTGTACGCGTGCGGGCGCCGCAGGAGCAGGCGACCCACGCGGCGCGGGAGCTCGGGTTGGTGGCGAATCCGGCTGGACTGCAGCGCCTCGGTGTGGTGGTCGAGACGATGAATCCGCCGGCGGTGCGGGCGTTCTGGGAGACCGTGCTCGGGTATGAGCAGACCGCGGACGGCCTCGCGGATCCGCTCCAGCGGGATCCAGCGTTTTCCGTACGGCGTCTCGCCGAGCCGCGGCCGTTGCGCAACCGGATCCACGTCGACGTCGTCCGCCCGGAGGCGGCTGTACTCCGCGCGCGGGAGACGACGGGCCGGGAACCGACCGGTCCGTTCGGCGTGATGTTGCCCGACGACGAGGGGAACGAGGTCGACCTGGTGCCGGGCGGAACGCTGCCCGGGACGACCGATTGGCAGACCCTCTTCGGGGCGATGACCTTCTACCGGACCACCACGCCTGAGGAAGCGAGCCGGTTCGTCACCACGGTCGCCGAACTGGCCGACAACGCGGAGGTGCCGCTGATGCTGGACGTCCGGCCGGAGGGTGTCGTGGTGGACAGCGGCAAGGACCGGTGGGAGGACGGAGACAGCGCGGACCCGAAGTTCGTCGCGCTGGCCCAGCAGATCGAGACCGCGGCGAAAGACCTCGGACTACGCGCCGACCCGGCGCCCCTGCGCTTCGTGCAGTTCGGCATCGACGCGATCGACATACCGGCCGTGCGGGCATTCTGGGCCGCGCTGCTGGGCTACGTGGAGGACGAGCGGCCGTACCTCTCGGACCTCTACGATCCGCGCCGGCTGAACCCGGTGCTGTTCTTCCAGCAGCTGGACGAACCTCGCGAGCAGCGCAACCGGATCCGCTTCGAGCTCGCCGTCCCGGATCGGGCGCGGAAACTCGAGACGGCGCTGGCGGCGGGCGGCCGGGTCCGGTCCGAAAACCCTTACCTGCTGGCCGATCCGGAGGGAAACGAAGTACTGCTCACAACGTGA
- a CDS encoding SGNH/GDSL hydrolase family protein, with protein sequence MSRARAAKKLAQAAAFGGGGLGLIGATLYGVLTAEAEYAKRVIGPMRYYPTPGNGLYGRYPGHPITFAMLGDSSAAGYGTDSPDETPGVLLASGLADIAERPVRLVDVSKTGAKSTDLAAQVDTALLAGPHVAVILIGANDVKAKMPPSTSVRLLSAAVRRLRAANCEVVVGTCPDLGVVRPIVPPLRWVARSWSHRLAAAQTIAVVEAGGRSVSLGSLLGEVFRTNPSMWGRDNFHPSATGYAAASAALLPSVAAAMRLGAESFVHPEPFRGEAILPIAEAAAQAARQAGTEVAATEVGGRSRGPRGRWAALRHRRRHPRAEVDRVEENAGENVPENPESVPVGQ encoded by the coding sequence ATGAGTAGAGCCAGGGCAGCCAAGAAGCTGGCCCAGGCCGCAGCCTTCGGGGGCGGGGGACTCGGACTCATCGGTGCCACGTTGTACGGCGTACTGACCGCTGAGGCCGAGTACGCGAAGCGCGTGATCGGACCGATGCGCTACTACCCGACTCCGGGCAACGGTCTGTACGGCCGGTATCCGGGACATCCGATCACGTTCGCCATGCTCGGCGACTCGAGTGCCGCGGGGTACGGCACCGACTCGCCCGACGAGACGCCGGGGGTGCTGCTGGCCTCGGGGCTGGCCGACATCGCCGAACGGCCGGTCCGGCTGGTCGACGTGTCCAAGACCGGCGCGAAGTCGACCGACCTCGCGGCGCAGGTGGACACCGCGCTGCTGGCCGGGCCGCATGTCGCGGTGATCCTGATCGGGGCGAACGACGTGAAGGCCAAGATGCCGCCGTCGACGTCCGTGCGGCTGCTGTCCGCCGCCGTTCGCCGGTTGCGCGCCGCGAACTGCGAGGTGGTGGTGGGCACCTGCCCCGACCTCGGGGTGGTCCGGCCGATCGTGCCGCCGCTGCGGTGGGTCGCCCGGTCCTGGAGCCACCGGCTGGCCGCCGCGCAGACGATCGCCGTCGTCGAAGCAGGCGGCCGCTCCGTGTCACTCGGCTCGCTGCTCGGCGAGGTGTTCCGGACCAACCCGTCGATGTGGGGCCGGGACAACTTCCACCCGTCGGCGACCGGGTACGCCGCCGCGTCGGCCGCGCTGCTGCCGTCGGTGGCGGCCGCGATGCGCCTCGGGGCGGAGTCGTTCGTGCACCCGGAGCCGTTCCGCGGCGAGGCGATCCTGCCGATCGCGGAGGCCGCCGCGCAGGCCGCGCGACAGGCCGGCACGGAGGTCGCGGCGACCGAGGTCGGCGGCCGTTCCCGCGGTCCGCGCGGCCGCTGGGCGGCCCTCCGGCACCGCCGCCGGCATCCGCGCGCAGAGGTCGACCGGGTCGAGGAAAACGCCGGCGAGAACGTTCCGGAAAATCCGGAAAGCGTGCCGGTCGGCCAATAG
- a CDS encoding Bax inhibitor-1/YccA family protein, translating to MQSSNPVLNRSSAFAPGQGQAYPGAAPYGQPGPYGYGGSGMPPQQYQGAPAASRPMTLDDVIVKTAITLGVVVATAALAWWRIPDTLVTPAFLAGALVGFALAMVLSFSRKVNPVLVMLYAAAEGVFLGIGSKFIANWVGDPGIIVQAILATMVTAGLTLATYKYFAIKVTPKFTKMVVIGTMGFAGVLLINLLLSLFGVNTGISGFGPMGLLFAALGAGLAVFNLILDFDMVEQGVKHGAPQNEAWRAAFGLTVTLVWLYWNILRILAILRGSD from the coding sequence ATGCAGAGCAGTAACCCGGTGCTGAACCGGTCGAGTGCGTTCGCGCCTGGCCAGGGCCAGGCCTATCCGGGGGCCGCTCCGTACGGTCAGCCGGGCCCCTACGGCTACGGCGGATCGGGTATGCCGCCGCAGCAGTACCAGGGCGCTCCGGCCGCGAGCCGCCCCATGACGCTGGACGACGTGATCGTGAAGACCGCGATCACCCTCGGGGTGGTCGTGGCCACCGCCGCGCTGGCGTGGTGGCGGATTCCGGACACGCTGGTCACACCCGCGTTCCTGGCCGGTGCGCTGGTCGGGTTCGCGCTCGCCATGGTGCTGTCGTTCTCCCGCAAGGTGAACCCGGTCCTGGTGATGCTGTACGCCGCCGCCGAGGGTGTGTTCCTCGGGATCGGCAGCAAGTTCATCGCCAACTGGGTCGGTGACCCCGGCATCATCGTGCAGGCCATCCTGGCCACGATGGTGACGGCCGGCCTGACGCTGGCGACGTACAAGTACTTCGCGATCAAGGTGACGCCGAAGTTCACCAAGATGGTCGTCATCGGCACGATGGGCTTCGCCGGCGTGCTGCTGATCAACCTGCTGCTGAGCCTGTTCGGCGTCAACACCGGGATCAGCGGCTTCGGCCCGATGGGCCTGCTGTTCGCCGCCCTCGGTGCCGGCCTCGCGGTGTTCAACCTGATCCTCGACTTCGACATGGTCGAGCAGGGCGTCAAGCACGGCGCCCCGCAGAACGAGGCCTGGCGCGCAGCCTTCGGCCTGACCGTCACCCTGGTCTGGCTGTACTGGAACATCCTGCGCATCCTCGCCATCCTCCGCGGCAGCGACTGA
- a CDS encoding NAD(P)/FAD-dependent oxidoreductase codes for MTAQVPHILVVGGGYVGMYTAYGLRRAARKGRIRVTVVDPRSVMTYQPFLPEAAAGSVEPRHVVVPLRKTLKGCRVVTGRVTGIDHAHKVAKVLPEEGPEYELAYDQVVVALGSIARTLPIPGLAEEATGFKNVEEAIALRNKVLDRLDVASSQPDPALRKSALTFVFVGGGYAGVEAFAELEDMARYATRYYDNIKPEDMRWVLVEATNRILPEVGTDLGKYTVDQLRKRNMDIRLETRLESCEKGHVILSDGEEFDADTIVWTAGVKANPALAATDFPLDEKGRIKTLPNLRIEGVDDAWTAGDNAAVPDLTSETGAYCAPNAQHAVRQANRLAANILRVVDGQPPQDYKHKYVGSVASLGLHKGVAQLYGVKVKGWLAWFLHRTYHVSRVPTLNRKARVILDWTLALFFRREVTSLGSLQTPNEEFRRATQS; via the coding sequence ATGACAGCCCAGGTGCCGCACATCCTCGTCGTCGGAGGCGGTTACGTCGGGATGTACACGGCGTACGGCCTGCGCCGTGCCGCCCGCAAGGGCCGGATCCGGGTGACCGTGGTCGACCCGCGTTCGGTGATGACCTACCAGCCGTTCCTGCCCGAGGCCGCGGCCGGATCGGTGGAGCCGCGGCACGTCGTGGTGCCGCTGCGCAAGACCCTCAAGGGCTGCCGGGTGGTGACCGGCCGGGTGACCGGTATCGACCACGCCCACAAGGTCGCCAAGGTGCTGCCGGAAGAGGGCCCGGAGTACGAGCTCGCCTACGACCAGGTCGTCGTCGCGCTCGGCTCGATCGCCCGCACGCTGCCGATCCCGGGCCTGGCCGAGGAGGCCACCGGGTTCAAGAACGTCGAAGAGGCCATCGCGCTGCGCAACAAGGTCCTGGACCGGCTCGACGTCGCGTCGTCGCAGCCCGACCCGGCGCTGCGCAAGTCCGCGCTGACCTTCGTCTTCGTCGGCGGCGGGTACGCCGGCGTGGAGGCGTTCGCGGAGCTCGAGGACATGGCCCGCTACGCCACCCGCTACTACGACAACATCAAGCCCGAGGACATGCGCTGGGTGCTCGTCGAGGCGACCAACCGGATCCTCCCCGAGGTCGGCACCGATCTCGGCAAGTACACGGTGGACCAGCTTCGCAAGCGGAACATGGACATCCGCCTGGAGACCCGGCTGGAGTCCTGCGAGAAGGGCCACGTGATCCTCAGCGACGGCGAGGAGTTCGACGCCGACACGATCGTCTGGACCGCCGGCGTGAAGGCGAACCCGGCGCTCGCCGCGACCGACTTCCCGCTCGACGAGAAGGGCCGGATCAAGACGCTGCCGAACCTGCGGATCGAGGGCGTCGACGACGCCTGGACCGCCGGTGACAACGCCGCCGTACCGGACCTGACCAGCGAGACCGGTGCGTACTGCGCCCCGAACGCGCAGCACGCGGTCCGGCAGGCGAACCGGCTGGCCGCGAACATCCTCCGGGTCGTCGACGGGCAGCCGCCGCAGGACTACAAGCACAAGTACGTCGGCTCGGTCGCGAGCCTCGGCCTGCACAAGGGCGTCGCCCAGCTGTACGGCGTGAAGGTGAAGGGCTGGCTGGCCTGGTTCCTGCACCGGACGTACCACGTGTCCCGGGTACCCACCCTCAACCGGAAGGCGCGGGTCATCCTCGACTGGACGCTGGCCCTGTTCTTCCGCCGCGAGGTGACCAGCCTCGGCAGCCTGCAGACTCCGAACGAGGAGTTCCGCCGCGCGACCCAGTCCTAG